Proteins encoded by one window of Bacillus sp. DTU_2020_1000418_1_SI_GHA_SEK_038:
- a CDS encoding YugN family protein: MKFENTGIENKKADLVRLDEVMLSKGLVREGQWDYERVTYDRRFDLKEGTFYLRVFGQSIEGDVDTFKAVIQLKTPVLGKYYYPHGVEYGEDEVFPKSLVSQCEKILNDLNSEIEKFAK; the protein is encoded by the coding sequence ATGAAGTTTGAAAATACGGGGATTGAAAACAAGAAAGCGGACCTCGTTCGCTTAGATGAAGTCATGCTTTCTAAAGGTCTTGTCCGTGAGGGGCAATGGGACTATGAAAGAGTTACATATGATCGCAGATTTGATCTAAAAGAAGGAACCTTCTATTTACGTGTATTTGGTCAATCAATTGAAGGGGATGTCGACACTTTTAAAGCAGTCATTCAATTAAAGACACCAGTGCTTGGAAAATATTATTATCCTCATGGTGTTGAATATGGTGAAGATGAGGTTTTCCCTAAGTCACTAGTTAGTCAATGTGAAAAAATTCTAAATGACCTTAATTCAGAAATTGAAAAGTTTGCAAAATAA
- the rsmD gene encoding 16S rRNA (guanine(966)-N(2))-methyltransferase RsmD yields MRVVSGNRKGKALKAVPGSSTRPTTDKVKEAMFNIIGPYFDGGIVLDLFAGSGGLGIEALSRGIEKAIFVDKDGKAIQTIRDNVNTCDFEDRVEIYRNEAERALKAVIKRELSFDIIFMDPPYKKQQLLKLLEIINEANVLVEGGTIVCEHGSDIQLPDTVGKLEKRKFEKYGMISITIYHLPI; encoded by the coding sequence ATGAGAGTAGTTTCAGGCAATAGAAAAGGAAAGGCATTAAAGGCTGTCCCTGGAAGTTCAACTAGACCAACAACTGATAAAGTGAAGGAAGCCATGTTTAATATTATTGGACCATATTTTGATGGGGGAATTGTCCTTGACTTATTCGCAGGGAGCGGGGGCCTTGGCATTGAAGCATTAAGCCGTGGCATCGAGAAGGCGATTTTTGTAGACAAAGATGGAAAGGCAATTCAGACTATTCGCGATAATGTGAATACATGCGATTTTGAGGACAGAGTGGAAATTTATCGAAATGAAGCTGAAAGAGCTTTGAAGGCAGTTATTAAAAGAGAATTATCATTTGATATCATCTTTATGGATCCTCCTTATAAAAAACAGCAGCTATTAAAACTGCTGGAAATAATAAATGAAGCAAATGTCCTTGTTGAAGGAGGAACAATTGTATGTGAGCATGGCTCTGATATTCAATTACCTGACACTGTTGGTAAGCTAGAAAAGCGAAAATTTGAAAAATACGGCATGATTTCCATTACAATCTATCATTTGCCGATATAA
- the coaD gene encoding pantetheine-phosphate adenylyltransferase: MGGIAVCPGSFDPITYGHLDIIKRGAKVFEEIHVVVLNNSSKNPLFSVDERVKLIKEVTKEIPNVTVSTFQGLLVDYANMVNASAIIRGLRAVSDFEYEMQITSMNRVLNDKIETFFIMTNNQYSFLSSSIVKEVAKYDGKVSELVPPAVQEALREKFKE; this comes from the coding sequence ATGGGCGGGATTGCGGTTTGCCCCGGAAGTTTTGATCCAATTACATATGGTCATCTGGATATTATTAAAAGAGGAGCAAAAGTATTTGAGGAAATCCATGTTGTTGTATTAAATAACTCTTCAAAAAATCCATTATTTTCTGTTGATGAAAGAGTAAAGTTGATAAAGGAAGTGACAAAGGAGATACCAAATGTGACGGTTTCTACCTTTCAGGGCTTGCTAGTGGATTATGCGAATATGGTAAATGCAAGTGCGATAATTCGTGGTCTTCGTGCAGTATCGGACTTTGAATATGAGATGCAGATTACTTCAATGAATCGTGTGCTAAATGATAAAATTGAAACCTTCTTCATCATGACAAACAATCAATATTCTTTTTTAAGCTCTAGTATTGTGAAGGAAGTTGCTAAATATGATGGGAAGGTTTCAGAGCTTGTACCACCTGCTGTACAGGAAGCATTAAGGGAAAAATTTAAGGAATAA
- a CDS encoding YlbG family protein, which produces MLGQRQGIIVWLYSLKQAKMLRRFGNVHYVSKRLKYVVLYCNLDETEEIMGKISAFSFVKKVEPSYKPFLKMEFENSKPDKAKEYDYKMGI; this is translated from the coding sequence ATGCTGGGTCAACGGCAAGGGATTATTGTCTGGCTTTATTCTTTAAAACAGGCAAAAATGTTAAGAAGATTTGGAAATGTTCATTATGTTTCTAAAAGATTAAAATATGTAGTGTTATATTGTAATCTTGACGAAACAGAGGAGATAATGGGAAAAATAAGTGCTTTTTCATTTGTAAAAAAGGTTGAGCCATCTTATAAGCCTTTCCTGAAGATGGAATTTGAGAATTCAAAGCCAGATAAAGCAAAGGAATATGATTATAAGATGGGCATTTAA
- a CDS encoding CBS domain-containing protein — protein MEKIRDIMTDNVDSCSLLDNVFEVAVKMKELNVGAIPIVDNDKLVGMITDRDIVLRCVAEKNPPSSKVEKIMSTDIVTVTKDMDVQEAASLMAKHQIRRLPVVEGDKLIGIVSLGDFAVHHLTDQRAGKALTEISETNNEIQH, from the coding sequence ATGGAGAAGATCCGTGATATTATGACTGACAATGTTGACAGTTGTTCATTGTTAGACAATGTGTTTGAAGTAGCTGTAAAAATGAAGGAATTAAATGTCGGTGCGATTCCTATAGTTGACAATGATAAACTCGTTGGGATGATCACTGACCGGGATATCGTATTACGATGTGTAGCTGAGAAAAATCCGCCTTCATCAAAGGTTGAAAAAATCATGAGTACGGATATAGTAACTGTTACAAAAGATATGGATGTGCAAGAGGCAGCTAGTTTAATGGCAAAGCACCAAATTAGACGATTACCAGTAGTAGAAGGAGACAAATTAATTGGAATTGTTTCCTTAGGTGATTTTGCTGTACATCATTTAACAGATCAAAGAGCCGGGAAAGCCCTAACGGAAATTTCTGAAACGAACAATGAAATTCAGCACTAA
- a CDS encoding stalk domain-containing protein — MWKTFVLISIVLTTVIGGMLFWQWKAYSKENESTIQTSENAAQEITVKSSERELLITQKVTGLTAGKEYKVDKPESLFRWSCINIRNNPCESSDENALKLIPEQNELVFEYMIPIKKDSKAFLLEDWTISLPEIAVTRSSVIIVDSVKSGGAWVAGAKLKGFKEMDLIDYYYFEGNGGAPAVYWQYEPLQATESKNELFTYFGSREINKLLISEFQGLKDFPYVSVIFTDQMKEQTSNGLLISKPGIKEDDFKLKMFNYFYEKKFRNLPMDKQWVIDALASYSAKLPASTEKGNVVLHEMKIKLTEEELGAFLNTINTSSEPLTIQKLDQFVSEIRGLSTRFFTLNEGKMDSLVPLYFYDPRKVAINGNTITGLEIIFEEGKSMFPFIETMKALDYGVEILADKETILLRKESNTYRFFLNRNIFIYNEDDYGLLEKPLAIINGNIYMSGQWIETLFKVEIEEEDDEIIISY, encoded by the coding sequence ATGTGGAAAACATTTGTTTTAATTTCTATCGTATTAACAACAGTTATCGGCGGTATGTTGTTTTGGCAATGGAAGGCATATTCTAAGGAAAACGAGTCCACTATTCAAACTTCTGAAAACGCAGCCCAGGAAATAACTGTTAAATCTAGTGAAAGAGAGCTGCTAATCACACAAAAGGTGACAGGTCTAACAGCCGGGAAGGAATATAAGGTAGACAAGCCAGAAAGCCTATTTCGCTGGTCATGTATAAATATACGTAATAATCCTTGTGAATCTTCGGATGAAAATGCTTTAAAATTAATTCCTGAACAGAATGAGCTAGTATTTGAATACATGATCCCGATTAAAAAGGATAGTAAGGCCTTTTTACTTGAAGATTGGACCATATCTTTGCCTGAGATTGCCGTAACAAGGTCATCTGTAATTATTGTTGATTCTGTGAAAAGTGGCGGTGCATGGGTAGCAGGGGCAAAGTTGAAGGGATTTAAAGAAATGGATTTAATAGATTATTATTATTTTGAAGGGAACGGAGGCGCTCCCGCTGTATATTGGCAGTATGAACCTCTTCAAGCAACAGAAAGTAAAAATGAGTTATTTACTTATTTTGGCAGCCGAGAAATAAATAAATTGCTTATAAGTGAGTTTCAAGGTCTTAAAGATTTCCCTTATGTATCTGTCATTTTTACGGATCAAATGAAAGAACAGACAAGCAATGGACTCTTAATTTCAAAACCCGGCATAAAAGAAGATGATTTTAAACTGAAAATGTTTAACTACTTTTACGAAAAAAAATTCAGAAATCTCCCAATGGACAAACAGTGGGTCATTGATGCACTTGCTTCTTATTCGGCTAAATTGCCAGCAAGTACTGAAAAGGGTAATGTAGTCTTGCATGAAATGAAAATTAAACTGACAGAAGAGGAATTAGGGGCTTTCCTTAACACGATTAATACGAGTTCTGAACCTTTAACCATTCAAAAATTAGATCAATTTGTTTCTGAAATAAGGGGATTAAGCACCCGCTTTTTTACATTGAATGAAGGGAAAATGGATTCACTTGTCCCTCTTTATTTTTACGATCCTCGAAAAGTTGCGATAAATGGAAATACTATTACAGGATTAGAAATTATTTTTGAAGAAGGAAAGAGTATGTTTCCTTTTATTGAGACGATGAAAGCATTAGATTATGGTGTCGAAATTCTTGCTGACAAGGAGACCATTCTTCTAAGGAAAGAGTCTAACACATACCGTTTTTTTCTGAATCGAAATATTTTTATATATAATGAAGATGATTATGGTTTATTAGAAAAGCCATTAGCAATTATTAATGGAAATATATATATGAGCGGGCAATGGATTGAAACATTGTTTAAGGTTGAGATTGAAGAGGAAGATGATGAAATTATTATTTCTTATTAA
- the ctaG gene encoding cytochrome c oxidase assembly factor CtaG — translation MAIQIFGFRALWSPYFFIFLALVLASYFLVTIKFRKKFSDSEPLRIGQAIHFSIAIVLLYIIKGSPIDLMGHLMFYAHMIQMAILCLVIPQFIILGVPAWIWRYLFKRSALKNVFTFMTKPVVALLLFNGIFSIYHIPLVFDLVKTSFWLHAAYTSLLFVMAIIFWWPIDNKLEDHQSLSGLKKVGYIFAGSALLLPACALIIFAETPLYSSFSDPDAWAKSLELCVPASTLAGLTLSGPEMFSSLTLLNDQQLGGIIMKIIQEVVYGVALAQIFFSWYRKEQEETEIEKQHTLNPHIIE, via the coding sequence GTGGCTATTCAAATTTTTGGTTTTCGAGCATTATGGAGCCCATACTTTTTTATTTTTTTAGCACTTGTGCTAGCTAGTTATTTTCTTGTAACTATTAAATTTAGAAAGAAATTTTCTGATAGTGAACCGTTAAGGATAGGTCAAGCTATTCACTTTTCTATAGCAATTGTCCTTTTATATATCATAAAAGGCTCTCCAATAGATTTAATGGGACATCTCATGTTTTATGCACATATGATTCAGATGGCAATTCTTTGCCTAGTTATCCCACAATTTATTATTTTAGGAGTGCCTGCCTGGATTTGGCGTTATCTTTTTAAAAGATCAGCATTAAAGAATGTTTTTACATTTATGACAAAGCCAGTTGTAGCCCTATTATTATTTAATGGGATATTCTCCATCTATCATATTCCTCTAGTGTTTGATTTAGTTAAAACAAGTTTTTGGCTGCATGCGGCCTATACGAGCCTATTGTTTGTAATGGCTATTATTTTTTGGTGGCCAATTGATAATAAACTTGAAGATCATCAATCTTTAAGCGGCCTTAAGAAGGTTGGATATATATTTGCTGGCAGTGCGTTATTATTGCCTGCATGCGCTTTGATTATATTTGCAGAGACTCCTTTATACTCTTCTTTTTCCGATCCAGATGCTTGGGCGAAATCATTAGAACTTTGTGTTCCCGCATCCACACTTGCTGGCTTAACTTTAAGTGGACCTGAAATGTTCAGTTCTTTAACACTTCTAAACGATCAGCAGCTTGGCGGGATTATTATGAAAATTATTCAAGAAGTCGTTTACGGTGTAGCACTAGCGCAAATTTTCTTTAGCTGGTATCGTAAAGAGCAGGAAGAAACCGAAATTGAAAAGCAGCATACTCTTAATCCTCACATAATTGAATGA
- a CDS encoding DUF420 domain-containing protein — protein sequence MNYSLPILPTISTTFIVLSAIAVAIGWAQIRQRKIETHKKTMMLAAVFAIIFFIIYASRTIFIGNTAFGGPDEIKIYYTIFLIFHITLATVGAVLGIVTLITGYKNQLSKHRRLGPITSIVWFVTAITGVAVYLLLYVFYHGGETTSVIKAILGF from the coding sequence ATGAATTATTCGCTGCCGATTTTACCAACAATAAGTACGACTTTTATTGTTTTGAGTGCCATTGCAGTTGCAATTGGATGGGCACAGATTCGTCAAAGAAAAATAGAAACCCATAAAAAAACAATGATGTTAGCCGCAGTATTTGCAATAATATTTTTTATTATTTATGCTAGCAGAACTATATTTATCGGAAATACTGCATTTGGTGGACCTGACGAAATAAAGATATACTATACTATATTCCTAATCTTCCACATAACTCTAGCGACTGTAGGAGCTGTTTTAGGTATTGTTACTCTTATTACTGGTTACAAAAATCAGTTGAGTAAACATAGAAGGCTTGGACCGATTACTAGTATCGTATGGTTTGTTACTGCCATTACTGGTGTTGCTGTGTACTTGTTATTATATGTTTTTTATCATGGAGGGGAAACAACCTCAGTTATTAAAGCCATTTTAGGTTTTTGA
- a CDS encoding YlbE-like family protein — MRKEVMEYISQNKELQRYIREQPSWYRRLSRNPHDIQALEIAALHYYQRTIPHKVEKFTNSVQMASMMMSMFQAMKSQT; from the coding sequence ATGAGAAAAGAGGTTATGGAATATATTAGCCAAAATAAGGAGTTACAAAGGTATATTCGAGAACAGCCTTCTTGGTATCGGCGATTATCACGTAATCCCCATGATATCCAAGCACTCGAAATAGCCGCATTACACTATTATCAAAGAACAATCCCGCATAAGGTAGAAAAATTTACAAATAGCGTACAAATGGCCTCAATGATGATGAGTATGTTTCAAGCAATGAAATCACAAACTTAA
- the ltrA gene encoding group II intron reverse transcriptase/maturase: MHRPQNTSKDGYSQMDRLETEEYAKACSSVYTEVGRQDGIDLIDKIIDDENLLRACEKVKANKGAPGIDGMKVDELFGHVQKYHKYLKRKLKDGTYNPLPVKRVEIPKPDGSKRKLGIPCVRDRMVQQAIYQVIGGIIDPYFSEMSYGFRPNRNQHQAIEQSIKYYEQGYKVVVDCDLKSYFDTINHQKLMEYLKIFIQDNIVLKLIWKFLKSGILENGLTKSTDSGAPQGGVLSPILSNIYLNQLDKELEGRGHKFVRFADDFCIYVKSKRAGQRVMESITNFLEKDLKLTVNSTKSQIGSPTKLKFLGFCIHTTSKGVSCRPHQVAKKRFKTKLKNLTKRNRPGKFEEIAKEINQATVGWINYYGISLMKRFIEDVTKWLNHRLRQIIWKRWKRVKTRYQQLRRLGIKHDEACKVANTRKGYWRISGCGTLHNAIKIKTLIKWGLKDLNHLYERRYSSY; the protein is encoded by the coding sequence GTGCATAGACCACAGAATACATCGAAAGATGGCTATTCGCAAATGGATAGGTTGGAAACTGAAGAGTATGCGAAAGCGTGTAGTTCTGTCTATACAGAAGTAGGACGCCAAGATGGTATCGATTTAATTGACAAGATAATTGATGACGAAAATCTACTTAGGGCTTGTGAAAAGGTTAAAGCAAATAAAGGTGCACCCGGAATTGATGGAATGAAAGTAGATGAACTTTTTGGTCATGTGCAAAAATACCACAAATATCTTAAAAGAAAATTGAAGGATGGCACTTATAACCCTTTACCTGTTAAACGAGTTGAAATACCCAAACCGGATGGGTCTAAACGTAAGTTAGGCATTCCATGTGTAAGGGACCGTATGGTCCAACAAGCAATCTATCAAGTAATCGGTGGGATAATAGACCCTTATTTCTCGGAAATGAGTTATGGATTCAGACCTAACAGAAATCAACATCAAGCTATTGAACAATCCATCAAATACTACGAACAAGGATATAAAGTGGTTGTAGATTGTGACTTAAAGAGTTACTTCGACACAATAAATCACCAAAAGCTGATGGAATATCTAAAGATATTTATACAAGACAATATAGTCCTAAAGTTAATCTGGAAATTTCTTAAGAGTGGAATCCTTGAAAATGGACTAACGAAATCAACGGACTCTGGTGCTCCTCAAGGTGGCGTTCTTTCGCCAATACTGAGTAATATCTACTTAAATCAACTAGATAAGGAATTAGAGGGACGTGGACACAAATTCGTGCGCTTTGCGGATGACTTCTGCATCTATGTTAAAAGCAAACGAGCCGGACAACGTGTAATGGAAAGTATCACCAACTTCCTTGAAAAGGATTTAAAACTGACAGTTAACAGCACTAAGAGTCAAATAGGAAGTCCAACAAAATTGAAATTTCTAGGTTTCTGTATACACACTACCTCTAAAGGTGTTAGTTGCAGACCGCACCAAGTAGCTAAGAAGAGGTTTAAAACTAAACTAAAGAATCTAACAAAACGGAATCGCCCAGGTAAATTTGAGGAAATAGCCAAGGAAATTAACCAAGCGACAGTTGGTTGGATAAATTACTATGGAATCAGCTTGATGAAAAGGTTTATCGAAGACGTTACAAAATGGTTGAATCATCGATTAAGACAGATTATATGGAAAAGATGGAAGAGGGTTAAAACACGGTATCAGCAACTAAGGAGATTAGGAATCAAACATGATGAGGCTTGTAAAGTAGCCAATACCCGAAAGGGTTATTGGAGGATTTCAGGCTGCGGAACGCTTCATAATGCAATTAAAATAAAGACGCTCATTAAATGGGGTCTAAAAGACCTTAACCACTTATATGAACGTCGATACTCAAGTTATTGA
- a CDS encoding YlbD family protein, giving the protein MTKKKLHPSILQFKEFVKKNPKIVLEVRTGKKTWQELYEDWYLLGEDDPKWENVRSEEQAKSSTEEKKSDWMSQILGSIKKMDPNQVQGYIHNLNQALSAVQGVLSQFQGGNQQQKLTNTNQPPPNPFKFKKD; this is encoded by the coding sequence ATGACTAAAAAGAAACTCCATCCATCCATTTTACAATTTAAGGAATTTGTGAAAAAGAATCCAAAGATTGTTCTAGAGGTTCGGACAGGAAAGAAAACTTGGCAAGAGTTATATGAAGACTGGTATTTACTAGGTGAAGATGATCCGAAATGGGAAAACGTGCGATCAGAAGAGCAGGCAAAAAGCTCAACAGAAGAAAAAAAGTCTGATTGGATGTCCCAAATATTAGGCTCAATTAAAAAAATGGATCCAAACCAGGTGCAAGGTTATATTCATAATCTCAATCAGGCATTATCAGCCGTTCAAGGTGTTCTATCACAATTTCAGGGAGGTAATCAACAACAAAAATTGACGAATACTAATCAACCGCCTCCAAACCCATTTAAGTTTAAAAAAGATTAG
- a CDS encoding YlbF family regulator, which yields MLATIERVEIIESAEQIANMIIHSVEAENYRQCLYRLKTSKETQRKIKEFVNMKEHYEEVQRFGKYHPDYKKVMVSIRELKREMDLDENVAEFRKAENDLQSILDEVSVIIGHSVSEKIKVPTGNPFFDSLSSCGGGCGSGGSCGCS from the coding sequence ATGCTTGCTACAATTGAAAGAGTCGAAATTATAGAGTCAGCAGAACAAATTGCTAACATGATCATACATTCAGTTGAGGCGGAAAATTACCGTCAATGTTTATATAGATTAAAGACAAGCAAGGAAACACAAAGGAAAATTAAAGAGTTTGTAAATATGAAGGAGCATTATGAAGAAGTTCAGCGCTTTGGAAAGTATCATCCTGACTATAAAAAGGTCATGGTATCGATCCGGGAATTAAAAAGAGAGATGGATTTGGATGAAAATGTTGCTGAGTTTAGGAAGGCTGAAAATGATCTTCAATCTATCCTTGATGAAGTAAGTGTTATCATAGGGCATTCGGTTTCTGAAAAAATAAAAGTCCCAACTGGAAATCCGTTTTTTGACAGTCTGTCTAGCTGTGGCGGAGGATGCGGATCGGGAGGAAGCTGTGGCTGTTCTTAA
- a CDS encoding CAP domain-containing protein: MDHDLDETGSENTSILKMPNEGLVSLMGKPSSTIIEELGKPSRIDPSLYGYEWWVYPINYKKYIQAGIKNDIIVTIFATGTDVGIPPFKIGQPVAEIYSLTVLDTNISLEYNNSSYKFELSEDDLNTRPLIMIGNVYAQLYLDKFSGTLSSIRLIDSETLIKLHPYEMVYRGEMLEGYEETTVKEEAVERGKERQIFDITNVFRVRNKLDPLEWDEQTAEVALAHSKDMYESQQFSHISEEFGDLADRLEAGNVFYQIAGENIAANYLDAPAAVEGWLNSKGHRESLLNEQFTHLGVGVYNKHYTQNFIEKWQE, translated from the coding sequence GTGGATCATGATTTAGATGAAACAGGATCTGAAAATACCTCTATTCTTAAGATGCCAAACGAAGGGTTAGTTAGTTTAATGGGCAAGCCTTCCAGTACTATCATAGAGGAGCTAGGGAAGCCTTCACGGATCGATCCTTCGTTATATGGGTATGAGTGGTGGGTTTACCCCATTAATTATAAAAAATATATTCAGGCAGGCATCAAAAATGATATAATAGTTACTATTTTTGCAACTGGAACAGACGTTGGAATCCCGCCATTTAAAATTGGGCAGCCAGTGGCAGAGATCTATTCCTTAACAGTTCTTGATACAAATATTAGCCTTGAATATAATAATAGTTCCTATAAATTTGAACTCTCCGAAGATGATTTGAATACTCGTCCACTTATTATGATTGGAAATGTTTATGCGCAGCTTTATCTAGACAAGTTTAGCGGTACTCTTTCTAGTATTCGACTAATCGATTCTGAAACTTTGATCAAACTGCATCCATACGAAATGGTTTATAGAGGAGAAATGCTTGAGGGGTATGAGGAAACGACCGTAAAAGAGGAAGCAGTGGAAAGAGGGAAAGAAAGACAAATTTTTGATATTACTAATGTATTTCGAGTCCGTAATAAATTAGACCCTTTAGAATGGGATGAACAAACGGCTGAGGTAGCACTTGCACATAGCAAGGATATGTATGAAAGTCAGCAGTTTTCTCATATATCAGAGGAATTTGGGGATTTGGCTGACCGATTAGAAGCTGGCAATGTCTTTTACCAAATAGCTGGGGAGAATATTGCGGCTAATTATTTGGATGCACCTGCTGCTGTTGAAGGCTGGCTTAATAGTAAGGGGCATCGTGAGAGTTTATTAAATGAACAGTTCACCCACTTAGGTGTAGGCGTTTATAATAAGCACTATACACAAAACTTTATTGAGAAATGGCAGGAATAA
- a CDS encoding PaaI family thioesterase — protein MKNQVREIVEDCLTNITSDELSVLTELLRGFQKKQRKLNNSYVGGLLQMERTMTNEFCELTIPITPLLYNSFDIVHGGITATIIDTAMGVFANSLLPDGYGAVTTQLNIHYLAVGKGDFLQCKAHLDHKGTKTMVLSANVYRSDGKKIAHATGSFFIIWNK, from the coding sequence ATGAAAAATCAAGTAAGAGAGATAGTAGAAGACTGCTTAACAAATATTACTTCAGATGAATTAAGTGTTCTTACAGAATTATTACGCGGTTTTCAAAAGAAACAAAGAAAATTAAACAACTCGTATGTCGGCGGTTTATTGCAAATGGAAAGAACGATGACCAATGAATTTTGCGAATTAACCATCCCGATTACCCCTCTTCTCTATAATTCATTTGACATCGTACATGGTGGAATTACTGCCACAATTATTGATACAGCAATGGGGGTATTTGCAAACTCATTACTGCCTGATGGATATGGTGCTGTGACAACCCAATTAAATATTCATTATTTAGCTGTCGGTAAAGGGGATTTTCTTCAGTGCAAAGCTCATCTCGATCATAAAGGTACAAAAACAATGGTTTTATCAGCAAATGTATATCGCTCAGATGGCAAGAAAATAGCACATGCTACCGGCAGTTTTTTTATCATTTGGAATAAATAA
- the safA gene encoding SafA/ExsA family spore coat assembly protein has translation MKRIIKYFICLCLWLYISPATKADAESQYVVNSGDTLWKIALYNGVELITIIQSNPQVSNPHLIFPGQKITIPARKKVEKGIILSASEKSLLELTNMKRANAGLKPLIVDYSLTKAARKKALDMMENEYVSHISPRYGDSTTMLKSFQIPFEKARESIGAGFSSPEKIFTLWMNSAVNQSNLLDKLSTHIGVGHAEGGLHGHYWTVLIIQRDEGGS, from the coding sequence ATGAAGCGGATAATTAAATATTTCATTTGTCTATGTCTATGGCTTTATATTTCTCCTGCAACTAAGGCAGATGCAGAATCTCAATATGTAGTAAATAGTGGTGATACTCTATGGAAAATTGCTTTATATAATGGAGTTGAGCTGATAACAATTATTCAAAGCAATCCGCAAGTCTCAAATCCGCATTTAATTTTTCCAGGGCAAAAAATCACGATTCCGGCTCGAAAGAAAGTAGAGAAGGGGATTATATTATCTGCTTCCGAAAAAAGTCTTTTGGAACTCACAAACATGAAGCGAGCAAATGCAGGACTGAAGCCATTAATCGTAGATTATTCCTTAACAAAAGCAGCAAGGAAAAAAGCTTTGGATATGATGGAAAATGAATATGTGTCGCATATTTCACCAAGATATGGAGATTCTACAACTATGCTAAAGTCCTTTCAAATTCCATTTGAAAAAGCCAGAGAGAGTATTGGAGCAGGATTTAGTTCACCCGAGAAGATTTTCACACTATGGATGAATTCAGCCGTTAACCAGTCAAATTTATTAGATAAACTGTCTACCCATATAGGTGTTGGTCATGCAGAAGGTGGTCTACATGGCCATTATTGGACAGTACTCATTATTCAAAGAGATGAAGGAGGAAGTTAA